The Myxocyprinus asiaticus isolate MX2 ecotype Aquarium Trade chromosome 6, UBuf_Myxa_2, whole genome shotgun sequence region AATGTTGATGAACGTGGTTTTTAAGAGCAGTCATAACTTGTCTATCTGCACATGTGTTGGTGTTGAATGATATATTTGTTTGGTTTACAATATCTGTTGCTTTCTCCTCAGCTATTGGCAGTGTTCCGCTTTGCAGTATTGATTCTGGTGTATGCAGTGTGCAAGCTGCGCCATTGGTGGGCCATTGCAGtaagcagctttttttttttactttaccctCTGCTGCCCTCCACAAGTGGGCAGTGTTGCTTTACTCTGCCCTCATTTATGCGCTGCACTAGTcaactcagagaattttcattgctTCAGTCTGAATGCTAGTTAAAAGCACAAAAATGACTGAGCTGCACTTAAACATGTAGTCTAAAAAGATGTTCAAAAGTATACACATTGGGGTTTAAAAATCCATATTAAAAATCTGggattaaaaatctaatttaaacgtggaaataaacaaagttttataaTCTTGAAAAATTGCACACAAAAAAGAcacattatgatgtaaaatgaataaaacagatttaAGATTCTACACTATTTATAGGTGCTATCAccaatcaaataagcaaattagtGACATTTTAACATCTTTGACCAAAAGGCCAGATGTCCGTGCTTCCATTTGAAttataaaatatgttctttgaaacattcttaaatcatgctgggataacatgcaTCATCAGGTTTTGTGGATACTTAAGTGcatactgtcattaaagcaaaagggaacATACCAAATtggaagaaattctgaaattaaagaaatattacaatggacgtgaaaggggccaatttttggagggtttaaaggcagaaatgttaagcttataattgtataaaaacacttaaattatttaattaattcttatgttgaatcttgtgtattatttgagctgtaaagctgtttaattcgtcatttttacagtcattttagggtttttgggtttgttgtaattatattgtcatgcaacgaagttgtaaaatttaatgtcattttatacagaaaaggttagtaagcaaatttatcacactaaaatcatgttaacacatattgtttacgtcttgtggctatacttttgaaacagtgagtatttttacgtttatgggttggtcccattcacttccattgtaagtgcctcactggaacccagatttttgctttttataaagaagaggagggacaagttgaaataatttttttggtaaacaatattatgccacaaatgttgtttactgagcttaacttgtattgaatctggaatattcctttaatgttcaaCTTAAACTTCAAAAATAAAagtgcaaaataaaagcatttttactaaaagacttttgaaccccactgtacatTATTGTAATAGCcatttgcatttctttattaCAGATTACAACAGCCATTACCACTGGTTTCTTAATTGTAAAAGTAATTGTATCAAAGGTAGGTgctgtttttcattttactttttactgAGATTCATAGACTTTCATAGTTCACCTTGACCAAGGATTTTCCCTCTGCTCTCCAGCTCCTGTCTCAGGGGGCATTTGGGTACTTGTTACCCATCATCTCCTTCGTCCTGGCATGGATAGAGACTTGGCTCCTGGATTTCAAAGTCCTGCCCCAGGAGGCTGGTGATGAAATCAGTAAGAGTCACATATCTAATTACTGATACAGTAAATACAGAGACAAACCATCATTAATCACTAATGGCAATAGATAATTTAACTTTGCTTTGTGCCTTTTTATTTTAGTCTCATGTGAAGTTAACCTTTATTTtatgttctggtcattttgacccagacaacattgttaaattttttattttattttttttacttaatccatttcCAAAAGGACCAAAATTCCTTTAATTTGTTCACATATTGTATctgaaaatccaaaataatttggaccattttctttacattttactgGTTATATTTCACGTTGTTACAcctgttgtgttcctggtcaaaaatgaccggacattcgaaatgaatggattagactacaaaatacagaaatattaagttttCAGGACCATCCCTGTCCTTCAgatgagcacatactgtatgtggatgtgtgattgcacacacaaagtcctcggccATATCGTTCCATGTActctctttgaggaatatttcaagatctacttttcatattatgttgtgtttgggctcatttttttaccaactctgaacaTAATTGTTgagataacaaatttgcaaatgatgagagcAAAACAGttttaatttgtcagcaaattaaaaagtattatttaagaattggtaggatcagctatatgcattttaaagtccagattctaaactTTGAAGTGACTGGGAACACAAAGGTGTTAgcacaaatgaacacaacacaacggTTAATAGAATTGAGCTAACGTGTTGTGTCCTGTGTGATAGGGCATATTTCAGTGCAGAGTGCAGAAGGGAGAGAACCTCTTTTATACCCAGGACCTGTCTCAGAAGGCCAGTTCTACT contains the following coding sequences:
- the stard3nl gene encoding STARD3 N-terminal-like protein isoform X2 — translated: MDSQCSSSVGSRATVAGVVSINSTPISARVESYEAGEKKCISDVRRTFCLFVTFDLLFVTLLWIIELNLLAVFRFAVLILVYAVCKLRHWWAIAITTAITTGFLIVKVIVSKLLSQGAFGYLLPIISFVLAWIETWLLDFKVLPQEAGDEIRHISVQSAEGREPLLYPGPVSEGQFYSPPESMADSDEDFDDKHDLQKPIV